The Mycolicibacterium aichiense region GCCGCAAGTCCCGCCCGTAAGAGTCGAAATCGTGGCCTACCGCTGAAGTCGTTAAGCCGGTTGTGGATTCCACTGGTGGTGATCGCCGTGCTCGCCGCCGGGGGCCTGACCGTGTATCGCCTGCACGGGATCTTCGGGAGCGAGAAGTCGCTCTCGTACGGCGACACCAAGAACGACAAGGGCAAGCCGTACAACCCCAAGCATATGAAGTACGAGATCTTCGGACCTTCAGGAACGCCGGCCCAGATCAGCTATTTCGACGAAGACGGCAACCCGGTACACACCGACGCGACGCTGCCGTGGTCGCTGGAGTTCCCGATCTCGGCTGCCGCGGGCATCGGGAGCATCGCGGCGCAAGGCGACAGCGACACCATCGGCTGCCGGATATCTGTCGACGGCGTCGTCAAGGACGAGAAGACCGTGACGCATGAAGTAAGTTCCTTCGTCTCCTGTCTGCTGAAGGCCGCATGAGTAATCACCAGCTGGACACCGGCCGGCCCGTCGTCGCGGACACGATTCGCCGATTCTCGGCGCTGGTCATCTTGGGCTGGTTGGCGATCATCGTCGGCTTGACGCTCGGCGTTCCAACTCTGGAGCAGGTCGAGGCCGAGCACGCGGTCTCCCAGAACCCCACCGACGCGCCGTCGTGGAAGGCGACGCAGCGCATGTCCGAGGTGTTCCAGGAGTCC contains the following coding sequences:
- a CDS encoding MmpS family transport accessory protein, whose product is MWIPLVVIAVLAAGGLTVYRLHGIFGSEKSLSYGDTKNDKGKPYNPKHMKYEIFGPSGTPAQISYFDEDGNPVHTDATLPWSLEFPISAAAGIGSIAAQGDSDTIGCRISVDGVVKDEKTVTHEVSSFVSCLLKAA